The Vespula vulgaris chromosome 12, iyVesVulg1.1, whole genome shotgun sequence genome window below encodes:
- the LOC127068072 gene encoding uncharacterized protein LOC127068072: protein MDARCNKPYDFIAISRNLTEEIKKTRAMQMMWFQTYGPLLDEYKNVKKEMTELCEKKQITVVDHLSIKDERSCLPTPETSNSEYGWLASKPDFQLEIYGPYTIDQMNPMETETLLQGDIPMLAPGKGLIR, encoded by the exons ATGGATGCACGATGCAATAAGCCCTATGATTTCATTGCTATTTCTCGGAATTTAAccgaagaaataaagaagacgCGAGCGATGCAAATGATGTGGTTTCAAACGTACGGTCCTTTGCTGGATGAATACAA AAAcgtgaaaaaggaaatgacaGAGTTGTGCGAGAAAAAACAGATCACAGTCGTCGATCATTTATCTATCAAAGATGAAAGGTCTTGCTTACCTACACCAGAAACAAGCAATAGCGAA taTGGTTGGCTTGCATCGAAGCCTGATTTTCAATTAGAAATATACGGACCGTACACAATCGATCAAATGAATCCTATGGAGACTGAAACTCTGTTACAGGGAGATATACCAATGCTTGCACCTGGAAAAGGcttaattcgataa